The following coding sequences are from one Shumkonia mesophila window:
- a CDS encoding putative quinol monooxygenase has protein sequence MSKGALFIRHHAKPGKRDEVRRVWEKYARDYVAGSNGQITYCYCYDDNDPDAIAVFQLAADQDSGQDFVKQPWFADYERETAALLATPSEFHTATPQWIKGAAA, from the coding sequence ATGAGCAAAGGCGCACTTTTCATCAGGCATCACGCAAAGCCCGGCAAGCGCGACGAGGTCAGGCGCGTCTGGGAGAAATATGCGCGCGACTACGTCGCTGGCAGCAACGGCCAGATCACCTACTGCTACTGCTATGACGACAACGATCCTGATGCGATCGCCGTTTTTCAGCTGGCCGCCGATCAGGACAGCGGTCAGGACTTCGTAAAGCAGCCCTGGTTCGCCGACTACGAACGGGAAACGGCCGCTCTGCTTGCCACGCCGTCTGAGTTCCACACGGCAACGCCACAGTGGATCAAGGGCGCCGCCGCATAG
- a CDS encoding MFS transporter, whose translation MSTVEHETGEVRSGWKALLSGRNAAYSVILAGGVTLHAVNIYIVTTILPSVVRDIGGLEYYAWSTTLFVVASILGSALSSRLLERVGPGRAYASATALFMAGALICAVAPAFPVLLTGRFVQGLGGGFLLALAYAVIRLVYPEALWSRAIGLISAMWGISTLMGPAVGGVFAELSIWRAAFWSLVPLSVIFGTIAISVLPRGSRDEAEPSPLPLPQLVLLTASVVAVSAGSVSANPLWNATGLAVAGLMAVLLVRAERGARARLLPKGALDTDGRLVALYATIALLVTGMQTDIFVPYFLQVLHGQSPLIAGYLAALMAMGWTLGSMLSAGRAGEAGTRAIRTGPVIVLAGLAVLLFFVPVPGSVRLQLIPICAGLLLVGLGIGVAWPHLVTNVFKETPVSEQGLAAGSITTVQLYATAFSAAAAGMVANLGGLSEPGGAEGASSAALSLFGIFLVAPVLGLVSVRRLGGRRNPETVAEAAFGD comes from the coding sequence ATGAGCACGGTTGAACATGAAACTGGCGAGGTTCGCTCGGGGTGGAAAGCACTCCTCAGCGGCAGGAATGCTGCCTACTCCGTCATTCTGGCGGGCGGCGTCACGCTGCACGCCGTCAACATCTACATTGTGACGACGATACTGCCATCCGTCGTCAGAGACATCGGCGGGCTCGAATACTACGCTTGGAGCACAACATTGTTCGTGGTTGCCTCGATCCTCGGTTCGGCGCTGTCATCGCGCCTGCTTGAGCGCGTGGGTCCGGGACGCGCCTACGCATCCGCCACCGCCTTGTTTATGGCGGGAGCGCTGATCTGTGCAGTCGCGCCAGCTTTTCCCGTGCTCCTTACCGGGCGCTTCGTGCAAGGTCTCGGCGGCGGATTTCTGTTGGCCTTGGCTTACGCTGTCATCCGCCTCGTCTATCCCGAGGCGCTGTGGTCGCGTGCCATCGGCCTGATCTCGGCGATGTGGGGCATTTCGACATTGATGGGGCCCGCCGTTGGCGGTGTGTTTGCGGAACTGAGCATATGGCGGGCGGCGTTCTGGTCTCTGGTTCCGCTCTCGGTGATCTTCGGGACGATCGCCATCTCGGTACTTCCAAGGGGAAGCCGCGACGAGGCCGAGCCCTCGCCGCTGCCGCTGCCGCAACTCGTCCTTCTGACTGCCTCCGTGGTTGCGGTCTCCGCGGGGAGCGTCAGCGCCAATCCCTTGTGGAATGCAACAGGATTGGCGGTTGCTGGACTGATGGCGGTGCTGCTTGTACGCGCGGAACGAGGCGCGCGTGCCCGTCTTTTGCCGAAGGGAGCGCTCGATACCGACGGACGACTTGTTGCGCTCTACGCAACGATCGCCCTCCTGGTAACGGGGATGCAGACCGACATTTTCGTCCCTTATTTCCTCCAGGTCCTGCACGGTCAGTCGCCTTTGATCGCCGGTTATCTTGCCGCGCTGATGGCGATGGGCTGGACGCTCGGCTCCATGCTGAGCGCGGGTCGGGCCGGCGAGGCGGGAACCCGCGCAATCCGTACCGGTCCCGTCATTGTCCTGGCCGGTCTCGCGGTCCTGCTTTTCTTTGTTCCGGTGCCGGGCAGCGTCAGATTGCAACTGATCCCTATATGCGCCGGCCTGCTTCTGGTCGGACTGGGTATCGGTGTCGCCTGGCCGCACCTTGTGACGAACGTCTTCAAGGAGACGCCGGTGTCGGAGCAGGGACTGGCAGCAGGCTCGATCACCACCGTTCAGCTCTATGCGACCGCATTCAGTGCCGCGGCCGCGGGCATGGTGGCCAATCTCGGCGGGCTCAGCGAGCCGGGTGGCGCGGAAGGTGCCTCAAGCGCCGCCCTATCGCTGTTCGGCATTTTCCTTGTGGCGCCTGTTCTGGGCCTCGTCTCCGTCCGCAGACTCGGGGGACGCCGAAATCCGGAGACTGTCGCCGAAGCTGCCTTTGGCGACTGA
- a CDS encoding sigma-70 family RNA polymerase sigma factor produces the protein MTRNTKRPSGPPKPIGVPENPTATHIEIFEHARSRLLGVAYRILGSRAEAEDAVQDTFLRWQETDIAAVGSPGAWLTTACTRRAIDMLRAAYRSRVDYVGNWLPEPVHTFIDSEAAAQMELSSSLSTAFLLMLERLTPKERAAYLLYEIFEMSYADVAGSLDMSEPACRKLVSRAKTRIGNDQVRYQPTRERQGELLAAFEDAIRTGRPGSLAAMLASDVRLTADGGGKAAAVPDILEGEAVLAFLTKRLSEWWATYEWSFAELNGGRGLVLKQGGEVVATVSFAFDRSDRVTEIFIVRNPDKLTGLGGVSIH, from the coding sequence ATGACGCGCAACACTAAGCGACCGTCCGGGCCGCCCAAGCCGATAGGCGTGCCCGAAAACCCAACGGCGACACATATCGAGATATTCGAGCACGCGCGATCACGGCTGCTCGGCGTCGCCTACCGGATCCTCGGTTCGCGCGCCGAAGCCGAAGATGCGGTTCAGGACACGTTCCTTCGCTGGCAGGAAACCGACATCGCGGCCGTCGGATCGCCGGGTGCCTGGTTGACCACCGCCTGCACACGTCGTGCCATCGACATGCTTCGTGCTGCCTACCGCAGCCGTGTGGACTATGTCGGCAACTGGCTGCCCGAGCCGGTCCACACTTTCATCGACAGCGAGGCGGCGGCGCAAATGGAGCTTTCATCCTCTCTCTCGACGGCCTTTCTGCTGATGCTCGAGCGGTTGACGCCGAAGGAAAGGGCAGCCTATCTGCTCTACGAGATATTCGAAATGTCGTATGCCGACGTCGCGGGATCGCTGGATATGAGCGAGCCGGCGTGCCGCAAGCTCGTGTCGCGCGCCAAAACGCGTATCGGTAACGACCAGGTCAGATACCAGCCGACGCGGGAAAGACAGGGGGAATTGCTGGCGGCCTTCGAGGACGCCATCCGCACGGGGCGGCCTGGCAGCCTTGCCGCGATGCTCGCAAGCGATGTGCGCCTGACCGCCGACGGCGGCGGCAAGGCCGCGGCAGTGCCTGACATCCTGGAAGGCGAAGCCGTGCTGGCGTTCCTGACGAAGCGCCTGAGCGAGTGGTGGGCAACATACGAATGGAGCTTCGCCGAGCTCAATGGAGGCCGGGGGCTGGTACTGAAGCAAGGAGGCGAGGTCGTTGCAACGGTCTCGTTTGCCTTCGACCGTTCGGACCGGGTCACAGAAATCTTCATCGTGCGCAATCCCGACAAGCTCACCGGCTTGGGCGGCGTCTCAATTCACTGA
- a CDS encoding c-type cytochrome: MGFTFLQKFGAAVLVTVWLVWGSNMIGNMVVPVREPPPSSGTPTAAAPSGAAQAKDAPIEDIKPLLASAPVDQGETLFKKCTACHTGEKGGANKVGPNLWNVVGGPKAHSEAFSYSNALKEKGGEWSYDDLNHFIASPKAFAPGTKMTFAGFKKAEERAALIAYLRTLADSPAPLP; encoded by the coding sequence ATGGGATTCACGTTTCTTCAGAAATTTGGCGCCGCCGTGCTGGTCACCGTGTGGCTGGTGTGGGGCAGCAACATGATCGGCAACATGGTCGTCCCGGTGAGAGAACCCCCGCCATCCAGCGGGACGCCAACCGCCGCCGCGCCGTCCGGGGCCGCCCAGGCGAAGGACGCCCCCATCGAGGACATCAAACCCCTGCTGGCCTCCGCCCCCGTCGATCAGGGCGAAACGCTGTTCAAGAAATGCACGGCCTGCCACACCGGCGAAAAGGGCGGCGCCAACAAGGTCGGCCCCAATCTGTGGAACGTGGTCGGCGGCCCCAAGGCCCATTCCGAGGCGTTCAGCTATTCGAACGCGCTCAAAGAGAAGGGCGGTGAGTGGAGCTACGACGACCTCAACCATTTCATCGCCAGTCCCAAGGCCTTCGCGCCGGGTACCAAGATGACCTTCGCCGGCTTCAAGAAGGCCGAGGAGCGCGCCGCCCTCATCGCCTATCTGCGTACGCTGGCCGATTCGCCCGCGCCCCTTCCATGA
- a CDS encoding prephenate dehydratase, which produces MKNDSQKIIAFQGMPGAYSDLACRTTRPEMDTLPCRSFEDTFAALRDGHAALAMIPIENSIAGRVADIHHLMPNSGLHIIGEHFQPIDHHLLAIEGAHLSDITHVHSHIHALNQCRKFIAEQGIEPVVSVDTAGAAQQIAKRGDKTQAVIASELAGEINGLVSLKAGIEDDDHNTTRFLIMSRDAIVPHPKAGPCLTSFIFRVRNVPAALFKAMGGFATNGVNMTKLESYMAGHQFVAAQFYADIEGHPEHRNVRLAMEELAFFTREVKILGTYPAHPYRLQNTNDTRD; this is translated from the coding sequence ATGAAAAACGACTCGCAGAAGATCATCGCCTTCCAGGGCATGCCCGGCGCTTATTCCGACCTCGCCTGCCGGACCACGCGACCCGAAATGGACACCCTGCCCTGCCGGTCGTTCGAGGACACCTTCGCGGCGTTGCGCGACGGCCATGCGGCGCTGGCGATGATCCCCATCGAGAACTCCATCGCCGGGCGGGTGGCCGACATCCACCACCTGATGCCCAATTCCGGCCTGCACATCATCGGCGAGCATTTCCAGCCCATCGACCATCACCTGCTGGCCATCGAGGGCGCGCACCTTTCCGACATCACCCACGTGCACAGCCACATCCACGCGCTGAATCAGTGCCGCAAGTTCATCGCCGAGCAGGGCATCGAGCCGGTGGTCAGCGTCGATACCGCCGGCGCCGCCCAGCAGATCGCCAAGCGGGGCGACAAGACGCAGGCGGTGATCGCCTCGGAACTGGCCGGCGAGATCAACGGCCTGGTGTCGCTCAAGGCCGGCATCGAGGACGACGACCACAACACCACCCGCTTCCTCATCATGTCGCGCGACGCCATCGTGCCGCACCCCAAGGCCGGGCCGTGCCTGACCAGCTTCATCTTCCGGGTGCGCAACGTGCCGGCGGCGCTGTTCAAGGCGATGGGCGGCTTTGCCACCAACGGCGTCAACATGACCAAGCTGGAAAGCTACATGGCCGGCCACCAGTTCGTGGCCGCCCAGTTCTATGCCGACATCGAAGGCCATCCCGAGCACCGCAACGTGCGCCTCGCCATGGAGGAACTGGCTTTCTTCACCCGCGAGGTGAAGATCCTCGGCACCTATCCGGCTCATCCCTACCGGCTGCAGAACACCAACGACACCCGCGACTGA
- the hisN gene encoding histidinol-phosphatase, with translation MTAAPRPQDDLLALAGRLADAAGAVAMRYFRGALAIDAKADASPVTVADREAEMAMRAILEAECPDHGIFGEEHGRARLDAEYVWVLDPIDGTKSFVIGKPLFGNLIALLHLGRPLVGIINCPALNERWVGMTGRPSTLNGKPIKARAGVAPAAAWLATTTPEMFTGADAEAFARLRKGVRHAVYGGDCHSYGLLASGSLDLVAEANMQPYDYMALVPVIEGAGGVVTDWRGAPLSLESDGRVLAAGDAALHAAAGRLLAG, from the coding sequence ATGACCGCAGCCCCCCGCCCGCAGGACGACCTTTTGGCGCTGGCCGGCCGGCTGGCCGACGCGGCCGGCGCGGTTGCCATGCGGTACTTCCGGGGGGCGCTGGCCATCGACGCCAAGGCCGACGCCTCGCCGGTCACCGTCGCCGACCGCGAGGCCGAAATGGCCATGCGCGCCATCCTCGAAGCCGAATGCCCCGACCACGGCATCTTCGGCGAGGAACACGGGCGGGCCCGCCTGGACGCCGAGTACGTGTGGGTGCTCGACCCCATCGACGGCACCAAGTCCTTCGTCATCGGCAAGCCGCTGTTCGGCAACCTGATCGCGCTGCTGCATTTGGGCCGGCCGCTGGTGGGCATCATCAACTGCCCGGCCCTGAACGAGCGCTGGGTGGGCATGACCGGCCGGCCGAGCACGCTGAACGGCAAGCCGATCAAGGCCCGCGCCGGCGTCGCGCCGGCCGCCGCGTGGCTGGCGACGACGACGCCCGAAATGTTCACCGGCGCCGACGCCGAGGCCTTCGCCCGCCTGAGAAAAGGCGTGCGCCACGCCGTCTATGGCGGGGATTGCCATTCCTACGGGCTGCTGGCCTCGGGCAGTCTCGACCTGGTGGCCGAGGCCAACATGCAGCCCTACGACTACATGGCGCTGGTGCCGGTGATCGAGGGGGCCGGCGGCGTCGTCACCGATTGGCGGGGCGCGCCGCTGTCGCTTGAATCGGACGGCCGGGTGCTGGCCGCCGGCGATGCGGCGCTGCATGCCGCCGCCGGGCGGCTGCTTGCCGGTTGA
- a CDS encoding 3-deoxy-manno-octulosonate cytidylyltransferase: MTSPANPIVVIPARMQSTRLPGKPLADIHGEPMIVHVWRRGVEADVGPVIVACAEPEIADAIKAAGGAAVLTRPDHRSGSDRVFEALQKADPDGRFDAIVNVQGDLPTIEASAVCASLRPLDDPAVDIATLAAVIAEPGDRTNPNVVKAVIGLAPGQTVGRAHYFSRATVPAGDGPLYHHIGLYAYRREALERFVKLPQGILEARERLEQLRALEHGMRIDVALVDTVPLGVDTPADLERARGMLAPGRRPSRF; encoded by the coding sequence ATGACTTCACCGGCCAATCCCATCGTCGTCATCCCGGCCCGCATGCAATCGACACGCCTACCGGGTAAGCCACTGGCCGACATCCACGGCGAACCGATGATCGTTCACGTCTGGCGGCGCGGCGTCGAGGCCGACGTCGGCCCCGTCATCGTCGCCTGCGCCGAGCCCGAAATCGCCGACGCCATCAAGGCGGCCGGCGGCGCCGCCGTGCTGACCCGGCCCGATCATCGGTCGGGCTCGGATCGGGTGTTCGAGGCCTTGCAGAAGGCCGATCCCGACGGCCGCTTCGACGCCATCGTCAACGTCCAGGGCGACCTGCCCACCATCGAGGCCAGCGCGGTGTGCGCCTCGTTGCGGCCGCTCGACGATCCAGCCGTCGACATCGCCACGCTGGCCGCCGTCATCGCCGAGCCGGGCGACCGCACCAATCCCAACGTGGTCAAGGCGGTGATCGGCCTCGCTCCCGGCCAGACGGTCGGGCGCGCCCACTATTTCAGCCGCGCCACCGTGCCGGCCGGCGACGGGCCGCTCTATCACCACATCGGGCTTTACGCCTACCGGCGCGAGGCGTTGGAGCGCTTCGTCAAGTTGCCGCAGGGAATTCTCGAGGCCCGCGAGCGGCTGGAACAGCTCCGCGCGCTCGAGCACGGCATGCGCATCGACGTGGCCCTCGTTGACACGGTGCCGCTCGGTGTCGATACTCCGGCCGACCTCGAGCGCGCCCGCGGCATGCTGGCCCCGGGCCGCCGTCCTTCTCGTTTCTGA